From the genome of Schaalia odontolytica:
GGGAAGAGGTTGAGCGCCAGGTGCGGCCACGCGCCCTGGTTACGAGGCTCGTCCTGCACCCAGGTCACCGACGCATTCGGGTACTGAGCCAGGGCCTCGGCCACCTCGGCCTCGGGCAGCGGGTAGAGCTGCTCCAAGCGGATGATCGCCGTCGACGTGTCGCCGCGGTGCTCGCGCTCCTTGACGAGGTCGTAGTACAGACGGCCCGAGCACAGCAGGACGCGCGTCACCGACGACGGATCGGTGATCGAGGAGTCGCCGATGACGGGCTGGAAGGCACCCGAGGTGAACTCGTCGAGGTGCGAGGAAGCGGCCGACAGACGCAGCAGCTGCTTGGGCGTGAACGCGATGAGCGGCTTGCGCGGGCGCTTGTAGGCCTGCGTGCGCAGCATGTGGAAGTAGTTCGCCGGCGTCGAGGGCTGGACGATCCACATGTTGTCTTGGGCGGCCAGCTGCAGGTAGCGCTCGATGCGCGCGCTCGAGTGGTCGGGTCCCTGACCCTCGTAGCCGTGGGGGAGGAGCATGACGAGCGAGGAACGCTGTCCCCACTTCTGCTCGGCCGAGCACACGAACTCGTCGATGACGGTCTGCGCGCCGTTCGCGAAGTCGCCGAACTGGGCCTCCCAGATCGTCAGCGTCTCGGGGCTTTCCAGCGAGTAGCCGTAGTCGAAGGCCAGTACGCCGTACTCGCTCAGCGGGGAGTTCCACACGTCGAAACGCGCCTGGTTCTCGGTGAGGAATCGCAGCGGCGTGAACTCTCGGCCGTCGTTCGCGTCGTGCAGGATCGCGTGACGCTGGACGAAGGTCGCGCGGCCCACGTCCTCGCCGGACAGGCGCACGCCGGTGCCCTCCATGAGGAGTGTGCCGAAGGCCAGGAGCTCCGCGAAGCCCCAGTCGATGGGCTTGTTGCCCAGCGCCATCTCGAGGCGGCGCTCGCACAGCTGACGCAGCTTCGGGTGGGGCTCGAAGCCCTCCGGGAAGCGCGTGTGCGCGCGGCCGATGCGGCGCAGCTGCTTGGCGGGGGCAGCAGATGTCCAGCCGATCATCATGCCGATGCCGGGCATCTGGGACTCCGGCATGGTCCATTCCTCGTCGGGGGATTCCCCGGCCCCGCCCACGCCGACGGTGAGCGCCGGGTCGTGCGTGCGGCTGCCCGGGTTGATCTCGGACACCGAGGAGGCGCCGCCCGCGCGGGTCTCCTCGAGGATGCGCCCGAGCTCCGCCTCGTACTGGGCGATCGACTGGCGGGCCTCGTCCTCGGTGAGCTGGCCGCGACCCACGAGGCCGCGGATGTACACGGCGCGCGTGGAGGGGATGCGGTCGATGAGGGAGTACATGACGGGCTGGGTCATCGACGGGTCGTCGCCCTCGTTGTGGCCGCGGCGGCGGTAGCACACCATGTCGATGATGACGTCCTTGTGGAAGGCGTTGCGGTACTCGAAGGCCAGGTGCGCGCAGCGGATGACGGCCTCGGGGTCGTCCGCGTTGACGTGCAGGATCGGGACTTGCAGGCCCTTGGCCAGGTCGGTCGCGTAGCCGGTGGAACGGCCCTGCGTCGGGCCCGTCGTGAAGCCGATCTGGTTGTTGACGATGATGTGGATCGTGCCGCCGGTCTTGTAGCCCTCCAGCTGGGAGAGGTTGAAGGTCTCCTGGACGACGCCCTGGCCGATGAAAGCCGCGTCTCCGTGGATGAGGATCGGGATGATCGGCAGGTCCGGGTCGCCCAGGTGCTCCTGCTTGGCACGAACGATGCCCTCGAGGACGCCGTCGGCGGCCTCCAGGTGCGAGGGGTTGGCGGCCATGTAGACCTTCGTGGCCAGGCCGTCGTCGAGGGAGTACACGCCCCACGTGCCCAGGTGGTACTTGACGTCGCCCGAACCCTGGACGGAGTTGGGCATGTAGTTGCCCTCAAACTCGTCGAAGATCTGCGCGTACGACTTGCCTGCGATGTTGGCCAGCACGTTGAGGCGTCCGCGGTGCGCCATGCCGATGGCGACCTCGTGGATGCCGGTGCGCGCCGAGTCTGCCAGGATGTGGTCGAGCAGCGGGATCAGTGACTCGCCGCCCTCGAGGGAGAAGCGCTTCTGGCCCATAAACTTCGTCTGGAGGAACTCCTCGAAGGCCTCGGCGCGGATGAGGGTGCCAAGAATGTGGCGCTGCGCGTCGGGGGACGGGGCCTCGTACGGGCGCTCGATGCGCTTCTGGACCCATGCGCGCTGCTCGGGGTCCTGGATGTGCATGTACTCGATGCCGACCGTGCGCGTGTAGGTGTCGTGCAGGCGCGTGAGGATGTCACGCAGCAGCATCTGGTCCGAGTCGCCGAAGCCGCCGGTGGGGAAGGGGCGATCCAGGTCCCACACGCTCAGGCCGTAGGACGACAGATCGAGGTCGGGGTGGCGACGCACGCGGTAGGCCAGAGGGTCGGTGTCGGCCGCGAGGTGGCCGCGCGAACGGTAGGCGTGGATGAGTTCCGCGATGCGCGCGGGCTTGCCCTTTTCGTGGTTCGGATCGTAGTCGTAGTCCGCTTCCCACGCGTAGGGGCGTGCGGGGACGTGCATCGAGGTGAAGACGCGCTCGTAGAAGCCGTCGCGGCCCGAGAGCTTGGCGTCCACGAGGGCCAGGAGGCGACCCGACGCCGCGCCCTGGATGATGCGGTGGTCGTAGGTGGAGGAGAAGAACATCGTCTTGCCGATGCCGAGGGCGGCCAAGCGCTTGGGGGAGACGCCGCGGAATTCCGCCGGGTAGTCGGTGGCACCCACGCCGATGATGAGGCCCTGGCCGACCATGAGGCGCGGCACGGAGGTGGTGGTGCCCAGCGTGCCCGGGTTCGTCAGCGTGACGGAGGCGCCCTGGAAGTCGGCGGTCGTCAGCGTCGCCGTGCGGGCGCGCGCAACGAGGTCCTGGTAGGCGTCGACGAACTCGGCGAAGGTCAGGGTGTCGGCGTCGTGGATGACGGGGACCTTCAGGGAGTGGTTGCCCTGCGCGTCGGCCACGTCGATGGCCAGGCCGAAGCCGATGTGCGCGAGCTGCTCGACCGCGGGCTTGCCGCCTTCGATCGTGTAGCGCACGTTGAGGTCGGGCATCTCGCACAGCGCCTCCACCAGGGCGTAGCCGATGAGGTGCGTGAAGGAGACCTTGCCGCCGACGGTGCGCGCCAGATGCGCGTTGATGAGGGCGCGGTTTTCGATGAGGAGCTTGGCCGGGATCTGGCGCTGGGAGGTGGCCGTGGGGATGGAGAGTGAGGCCTCCATGTGCTTGGCGGTCGCGCGCGCCGCGGACTTGAGGATGTGGAGCTCGTCGTGCGAGGGGGCGCCCTGGAAGAGCGTGAAGGCCGCGCGCCCGTGCTGCTGGCGCGTGTAGGGGCTGGTGGCCTCGGCGACGGCGGCGGGCGGGGCGGGCGGCAGGTCGGAACGCGTCACGGAGACGACGTGTGCGTGCTCGGTGGCGGCCGCCTCGGGCGCATCGTCTTCGATATCGAGGGTCGGCGGGGTGACCGTCACAGGGGCGACATGGTCAACTGGGGGTGCGGCATGGGCCGACGAGGCCGGGGCTGGTTCCGGCGTTGAGGGAGCGCCCTCGGGGATGTCGGGACGCTTGGCGCGCAGCTGTGGGGGAGCGGACTCGGTGGAGAAATAGGCACGCCAGGAGGGATCCAGGAGCTGTGGATCGCGCTCGTAGAGGTCTCGCATCTTTGCGATGTACCACTGCGGATCGGGCTGGGAAGCGGTGGGAGTGGGCACGTGTTCCTCCGTAAGTGTCGCGCCGCGCGATCAGGTTATTTCCCACGCGGCCATACCTTGACAATCGTACCGCCGCGTGATCGTCTTCACGAAACCTGGTATACCTTTGGCGTGTACTTCAAGGGCCTTTGGTCCGTTGAAGAATGATTGTTGGCACATGGCCCGCGGTGTGTGGAAATGCGCGCTGGGGGAGGCGGGCTGGGCCGCTAGACTGTAACCATCATGGACTGCGACACTGCCGGCTTTATGGCCGCTCTTTCTCACCCCTTATCCGCGCGCGTACCCGCGACCCGCCCCGGCCTCGTCGAGGGGGCCACGCGATGATGACCGTCCTCATGCTTCTGCTCGGCGTCGTCCTGACCGCCGGTACTTTCATCTTCGTCTCCGCCGAGTTCTCGCTCGTCGCGGTTGACCAAGCCGTCCTCGACAAGAAGGCCGAGGAAGGGGACCGAGGGGCCGCCTCCGTCCTGCGCGCCACCCGCACGCTGTCGACCCAGCTGTCGGGCGCGCAGGTGGGCATCACGCTCACCACGATCCTGCTCGGCTACACGACGCAGAGTGCGCTGGCCGACCTGCTGGAGGACCTGCTCGGATCGGTCGGCCTCGCCTGGGGGCTTGCGACCGGCATCGCCGCATTCGTGGCCGCCGCGTTCATCAATGTCTTCTCGATGCTCTTCGGCGAACTCGTCCCCAAGAACCTTGCACTGGCCCACCCCCTGGCCACCGCCGTACGTGTCGTCCCCTTCCAGATGGCCTTCACCGCCATCGCCCGCCCCGTCATCTGGGTGCTGGGCGGGACCGCGAACTGGGTGCTCGCCCGCATGGGCATCGAACCCCAGGAGGAGATCTCCTCGGCGCGCTCCGCCTCCGAGCTGGCTGCCCTCGTCGAGCACTCCGTCGAAGAAGGCACCTTCGACATGTCCACGGCCGACCTCTTCGTCAACACGATCCGTATGTCCACGCTCAGCGCCGCCGACGTCATGACCGACCGCGGCCGCCTGCACACCCTCAGCGAGGGTGACAGCGCCCAGGACGTGCTGGACCTGGCCCGCGAAACCGGACACTCGCGGTTCCCGGTGATCGGTGACGACTCCGACGACATCCTCGGCCTGGTCTCGCTGCGTCGCGCGGTCGCCGTGCCCGCCGACCGTCGCGCCGAGGTCCCCGTCATCTCCTCGTCCCTTATGACCGACGCGCCATCGGTTCCCGAGACTGTGCCGATCGGTCCCCTCATGGTCCAGCTGCGTGACGAGGGCCTGCAGATGGCCGTCGTCGTCGACGAGTACGGCGGCGTGTCGGGCATCGTCACCCTCGAGGACGTCGTCGAGGAGATCGTCGGCGAGGTCTCCGACGAGCACGACCAGCGTCGCCTTGGCATCCGCCCGCGCCCCGACGGGACTTTCCTCGTTCCCGGCACGCTGCGTCCCGATGAGCTTGCGCGCCGCACGGACATCAACCTGCCCGAGGACGGCCCCTACGACACGATTGGCGGCCTCGTCATGAACGAGCTGGGCGAGATCCCGGTCGTCGGATCGCGCGTGAGCGTGGACGGCATCGGCATTGAGGTCACCCAGATGCAGGGACGACGCGTCGCTCAGGTGGCGATCACGCCCGCCCCCGAGGCCGAGGACGAGGAGGTGTCGCTGTGAGCGTGGGAGTTGGTCTCGCCATCACCGTGGCCCTGCTGGCCGTCAACGCTTTCTTCGTCGCCGGCGAGTTCGCCGTCACCTCGACGCGTCGCTCGCAGGTCGAGCCTCTCGCCGACGAGGGTGCGCGCGGCGCGGCCGCCGCGCTGTACGCGCTGCAGCACGTCTCCCTCATGTTGGCGATCTGCCAGCTGGGCGTGACGGTCGCATCCACGACCCTGGGCGTCGTCGCCGAGCCCGCGATCGCCCACCTCGTCGAGTCGCCGCTCGAGCGCCTGGGCGCGCCCGATGCGACCAGCCACGTCGTCGGCTTCGCCGCCGCCCTCGTCGTTGTTCTCTTCTGCCACGTCGTCTTCGGTGAGATGGTCCCGAAGAACATCTCGATCGCCGCCCCCGTGCGTATGTTGCTGATCCTGGCCCCCGTCCTCGTGCGCCTGGGCCACGTCCTGCGCCCGATTATCGAGGCCATGGACCGCTTTGCGAACTGGTTCGTGCGCCGGGCCGGTTACGAGCCGCGCTCGGAAATCTCGGCCTCCTACACGATCGAGGAGGTCGCCTCGATCGTCGTCGCCTCGCAGGAGGAGGGCGTACTGACCGACGAGTTGGGCCTGCTCAGCGGCACCCTGGAATTCTCCGAGGAGACGGCCGGGACAGCGATGGTCCCCCTCGACAAGCTCATCGTCCTGCCCGAGGGTGCCACCCCGGCTGACGTGGAAGAACAGGTCGCCCACACGGGCTACTCGCGCTTCCCGATCGCCGGCGACGACGGCTCCATCGTCGGATACGTGCACCTCAAGGACGTCCTGTACGCCACCGGTGAAGATCGCGAGCAGCCGATCACCCCGTGGCGCATCCGACGCCTCGAGGCCGTGTCCGCCGACGACCAGGTCGAAGACGCGCTTCGCCACATGCAGCGCACCGGTGTGCACTGCGCCCTCGTGCACGATGCGGGAGCAGTCGTCGGCATCCTCTTCCTCGAAGACATCCTCGAGCTGCTGGTCGGCGAAGTCCGAGACGTTCTCCAGCGCCCGTGACGAGCCGGGATCCGCAAGGTACATTAGATCGAGGTCGAAACTTCGTGACGAACACAGACAAGGGGGAGAGCGTGAGCGACACCGAGTGCCCGCTGCCCAAGCGCTCGCAGCTGCGCGCGGCGCGCCCCCACGACGCGGACGACCAGCAGGAGAACCCGACGACGTCGGCGATTCCGATGACTGACGAGGCCTCGGCCCCCACCCTTGATCCCGCGACGGATCGAGAGGACGCGGAGGAAACCCCGGCCTCGTCGATGGGGGAGCGACGACGCAATGTTCACCCGGTCGGCTACGTCCTGCGCGCCCTCCTTGTGCTCGGGTTGGCGGGCACGACGATCGCCGTGCCCATGACGGGACGCGTCGGATCCGACTCCTCCCTGACCGTGCCCGCGCGAGCCTTCGGCGCGTCGGTGGGTGGCCCCAGCTGGGCCTTGTCCTCCGCGCTGCCCCAGGCCACCGCCCTGGACGCGACCCTCACCGCGAACTCCCGCGCCAAGGCCAAGGCCCCCGTGTCCATCACCGGCTGCGCGTCGGGCAACGGCGCGGACGGCAACCGCAACGTGCGCGTCGTCGCCGACACAATCTACTGGCCGCTCCCGCAGGGGACCTACACGATCACCTCGCCCTTCACGATGCGTATTTCGCCCGTGTCCGGCCAGCTCCTGGCCCACGAGGGTATCGACATGGCAGCCCCGCTCGACACCCCCATCACCGCTGTGTACGGCGGCGTCGTCGAGGAGGTCGCGGAGAACTCGCGATCGGGTGCCTATGTGCAGATCAAGCACACGAAATCTGACGGCACCGTCTTCCACTCCGCCTACCTGCACCAGTACATGAACAAAATTAAGGTGAAGGTCGGCGACACCGTCACCGCCGGGCAGGTCATCGGCGCGGTCGGCAACAACGGCTGGTCGACGGGCCCGCACCTGCACTTCGAAATCCACGACTCCTCGGATACCCCCGTGGATCCGGACGCGTGGATGCAGGCAAACAAAGCTGTTTATCTCGGACAGGAGTCTTGCTCATGATGCCCGTCACCATGCGTCAGGGGCCCATCGTTTTCGCCCACCGCGGCGGCAGCGAGGAGGCCCCCGAAAACACGATGAGCGCCTTCGCCTACGCCTACGATGCCGGGATCCGCCACGTGGAGACCGACGCCCACATCACCGCCGATGGCAAGGTCGTCATCTGCCACGACGAGACCGTGGACCGCTGCTACGACGGTACTGGCGTGATCGCTCAGATGACGTGGCGCGAGCTGTCCAAGCTGCGCCACCGCGACTCCGGGGAGCAGATGCCGCTGCTCGCCCAGGTCCTCGAGGCGTTCCCGGACATGTACTTCAACATTGATGCGAAGGAGCCGGGCGTCGAAGGCCCGCTCCTCGACGTCATCGCCGACCACGGAGCGGCCGACCGCGTGCTCGTCGCCTCCTTCTCCGAGCCGCGCCTGCGCGCCGTGCGCGACATTGCCGCCTCGGATCCCTCGCGCGCGGTCGCCACGTCACTGGGCACCGAGGCCGTCGTGCGCCTCGTGGGCGCCGCGAAGAGCGCCACGAACCCCGCCTGGTGGCACGTACCCGGCCCGCGCCAGGGCGCCATCGCCGCGCAGGTTCCCATGCACCAGGGCCCCATCCGCGTCGTTGACGAGCGCTTCGTGGCCACCGCCCACACCCTGGGCCTGGCCGTCCACGTGTGGACCATCAACACGGTGGCTGACGTGCTGCGCCTCCTCGAGGTCGGCGTCGACGGCATCATCACCGACCGCCCCGTCTTCCTGCGCGACTTCCTGGACCAGCGCGGCCTGTGGACGCAGCCCCCGGCTCCGGGTTCTGTTTCGGGCCCCAGGGACTGAGGTTATTGCTTGAAATGGCGGGCGCGCACCGGCGGGTGCACGCCCGCCAATCCACCTGAACAAACGTGTTGATTGCCTCGTCGATGAGGCTCTGGGAAAACGAGTAGTAGAGGGAAACGCCGATGTGGGTACTGGGAGCTTTCATTCTCGGAACGTTGGGCCTCCTCATGTGGTACATGAGAATGTTCTGTGACAACCCGACCGCCGAGCTGTGGCGGAGCGTGGGGCTCGGGTTTCGTCTGGGAAGGATCCTTGGAACGGGGAGGGCCGCTCAGAACTTCACTGCAGTGTCGTTTCCTGCAATCTCGACGGCATTCTTACTGATAGCCCCCGCGAAATGCGCCGAGTCGCTTGGAGCACCTACATGGTTGATTGTCAGTCTGGTTGGCGTATCTATGCTTCTCATGATCGCTGCTTTCATCGCTATCATCCCCTTCAAGTACCCCGATTGCTTTTATGAAGATTGGCAATATGCCAAACGGCACGGCCTCTTAGAAGAAGGAAAGGCCGGGAAGAAATCCTCTCAGAACCGCGATTCCGGCGGGGTAGATCGTCACGTGGGCACAGGCGTGACGATGCGTGTGGCTTCCGGTTGGAGGCAGCTGTCCGAGGAGGAACGCGGAGAGCTCGGGGATCTCGGCCAGGATGAGAGTATTCGCTTCATTGCCGTCGCAGAGGCGACAGAGGGGTACGTGCCGAACATCGTTATTACTGAAACTGAGGTCTTCAGCGGCAAAGGCGACAAGGAACTCCTCGACGACAGCGCTCGTCGCCTGGCTGAGCCGCATCCTGGATGCCGCCTCATTGACGACACCGTCGCGCCGTATCCCACGTCGCGTACCCGCCTCATCACGGGCGTGTACACCCTCAACGGCACCTCGATGACTGTCTCGCAGCTCGTGTGGCTCACCCGGCATAGAAACGAAGGGGACGAGGAACCCCGTCGATTCCTATGGGCCGCGACATGTACGTGCGCGAGTAGTGACTTCCCAACGGTTATTGCCAGCTTCATGGAGATGGCGCAGACCCTGGAGGTGGAATCGTGACCGCAGAAGGAACCACGGCCTCGTCGCCGGAGGAGCTCGTCGTCTCCCTCGAACAGGCGAATGCGCTTATTGACCTCATTGGTATACGGGAAGGGCACAACGCTCTATCGAGTGCGTTGCCGGTCAGTGGACTCATGGCCGCTGGCCTCGCCGATTCCAACGGCCTCATCGGTGACGCTGAGGCGATGCTGGGCCCCGCGCGCACGGTCGACTCGCGCCTCGCTATCCGCATCGTCTCACCGAGGCCGAGCATCGGGGTGCGCAATGTGCGGATCTGGCCCTCGCGGCCGCTCTCGGTCGTCATGCGCGTCGAGGATGACGGCGCGCACTTCACCCAGGTCGATGACTGCGATGTCCCGCGTATCCTCGCCGAGGAGACTCTCATTAAGCCCGGGCCGACCATCCATGACGGCCCGCCGTGGATCTCCGCCGACTTCGTGCAGGCGGTGCGTGACGTGGACCTGGAAAGGGCGCAGTCAGCCCTGATCGATGTGGCCGCCAAGGGCCCCAGTGACTCTCACTTTTCGCAGGACTGCTGGCACAAGCGCTGGAGCGTCGTGCTCTGCGTGCGGGAAGAGCGCACCCCGGGCGGGTGGAAGGATGCCGGGCACGTCGAGTGCATCATCACCGACCACATGCACGCGCAAATCCACGCGCCCCTCGATCCTCGCGCGCTCGCCCTCATGCGGGAGCGGAACGCACCCACCCTGGACGCTCCGCCGCGCACGGCGCTGTGGGGGTTCTTGATGGAGCTGCTCGCCAAATAGTGTGACTTGTGGGTGTCGCTTCGGCATAACGAAACGAGGGGGACGGAGCCGCTTGGCTCCGACCCCCTCGACGCGTCCGTCAGGATTGCCGACTCACTCGTTGCCGCTGAAGTCGGCCACGGCCTCGTCCAGGCCCGCGCGACGGATGCGCACGAGCGACAGGAACACCAGGCCGGCAGCCAGAGCGATGCCCAGGCCTCGAACCAGCCAGGTCTCGCCCACGAAGATCATCGCCATGGCGGCCAGGACGGGCACCAGGAGCGTGAACGCGTAGCCGATGTAGCGGCCGAACGACGGCATGGGCACGCCGTCGGACTCGGCGACCGACTTGACCATGAAGTTCGGGCCGTTGCCGATGTACGTGATAGCGCCGCAGAACACGGCGCCGAGCGAAATCGGGATCAGGTAGTACTCGGGCACGCCCGCGACCAGGGTGCCCTCGCCGCCGGAAGCCTTCGCCATCTCGAAGAACGTCATGTACGTCGGGGCGTTATCCAGGATCGAGGACAGGCCGCCCGTGAACACGAAGTACGTCATGCGGGTCAGCGGCAGCGACGGGGCGATCTGCTCCAGGTAGCGCAGCGCCGGCGCCATCGTCGAGAAAATACCGATGAACAGGGTCGCAACCTCCATGATCGGAGCCCACGTGAACGCGTTCTCCTCGAAGCGCACCTTCTTGTCCGAGAGCTTGTAGGACAGACCCGCGACCGTGAACATGATGACCTCGCGCCACGGCACCAGGTCGACCCACGAGTGGACGTGGCCCTCAGCCAGCGCCTCGCCGTCCCACGACGGAGCGAAAGCCACGGACAGGATGATGATCGCAAAGAACAGCAGGTTGATCTTGCCGTGCAGGCTCAGGGGCTTGACCTCGCGGTCGTCGGCCTCGATGGAAGCGGTGTCCTCGGAGGCGTAGCGCACGCGGTCGATCGAGTAGTACGACAGGAGCAACAGCACCAGGACGAACAGCCATTCCTTCCACAGCGCGAACGTCCACGCGAACGGCACACCGTGCAGGTAGCCGAGGAACAGCGGCGGATCGCCGAGCGGAGTCAGTATGCCGCCACAGTTCGCCACAATGAAGATCGTGAACAGGACCGTGTGCACGCGGTGCTTACGTTCCTTGTTCGTCTCGAGGAGCGGGCGGATCAGCAGCATGGCCGCGCCCGTCGTCCCAATGAACGAGGCCAGGAGGCCGCCGATCGCCAGGAAGATCGTGTTGTTGCGCGGCGTGGCCTTGATGTCGCCGGCCAGGTGAATGCCGCCGGAGACCACGAACAGCGCGAAGAGCAGCGCGATGAACTGCACGTACTCCACGCCCGTGGCGATGAGCGGGCCGGTGCCCGCCTTCATGAACATCCAGATCGTCGTCGGCACGCCCAAGAGGAGTGCGACGGACAGCTGGGAGGATTCCTTCTCCCACCAGTGCGAGGTCTTCGGGATGATAGGCAAGAGCGCGATGCATGCGAGCATCGCAACGAAGGGGAGCAGGCTCCACCAGGGGTAGGTCATCGGCCAGTCCTTGGTTGACGATAAATACGCTCACCATTTTATGGGGTGGGGAGCGGGGTGCGGAGTGTTCCAGGAGGTGGGAGTGGCCTCATCGACGAGGCCGGGGCGCGTTCGCTCGCGGGTTTCCGCTGGGTTAGACGCGGGCATTGTGAGCGGTGTGGATATGAGTGGCACCCCGAACAGGACTCGAACCTGCGACCTCTTGCACCGGAGGCAAGCGCTCTATCCGCTGAGCTATCGGGGCAGCTCGGTCAGTTTAGCAGGGTTTCATACAACCACGCGGGACGGTGATGTGTGCCATACTAGTGGGCGTTGCTTGTTTGAGAACTCTTCAGGAGGATCCCATGCGCGTTCATATCGGCACCGATCACGCCGGTTTCGAACTCAAGGAAAAGGTCGTCGCGCACCTGCGCGAGGCCGGTCACGATGTCGTCGACCATGGCGCCCACACCTACGATGCCCTCGACGACTACCCGCCGTTCTGCATTGAAGCCGCCCAGGCGGTCGTCGATGAGCCGGGCAGCCTCGGCATCGTCATCGGTGGCTCCGGCAATGGCGAGCAGATGGCCGCCAACTGCGTGGAAGGCGTGCGAGCTGCCCTCGTGTGGTCGGATGCGACCGCACGTTTGGCCCGCGAGCACAACGACGCGAACGTCGTGGCCGTCGGCGCCCGCCAGCACAGCGAAGAAGAGGCTCTGGCCCTCATCGATGCATTCCTGGAGACCCCCTTCAGCGGCGACGAGCGCCACCAGCGCCGCATCGACCTGATGAAGGACTACGAGCGCTCCGTGCGCGCCTGATAGTCGCTCGCATCCGCGCTAATACATACGAGGCGGGGCCGGTGAATGATCACCGGCCCCGTTTTGTGTGCCTGTTTATGGGGGCTCGGTATTTCCGCATGCAATTCCCCAGTGAGTCCTTCAAGCTGTGATGGCAGAGCCTTGAGATTGCAGCGTTTCCGAGAACACGTCGGTGCAGGCAATCGTGGAATTGCATGCGACTTTGGGTGTGGGGGACGCATCGGCGTATCAGTGAGGGAGGTGCTTGCTGCACGAAACTGAGGACACCTTTGCGAACGGCACATCTCCGAGGGATGAAACCGGTGACACCTTTGCTAGCTCGTCGTCATCGCGGTTTGAAACCGCCGTCACCACTGCGGGTGAAAAATAGCTGAATCAGGACGCGTTTCGACCTGCAAAGGTGCTCGCGGTTTCAATGAGGTCTGATTGGATCCCCGCAAAGGCGTCAGTGGTTTCAATGGTGGCATATTGGGGTGGGAAACGGTGTCGTTGGTTTCACCGATGTAGGTTGGGCTCCAACTGTGAGAGAAAAATCGCCCTGCTTGGGGTGTTTGTGCCTTGAGCGTGACATTTTTCGCCCAGCGGGCCAAAAATGGCCCAAAATGGGCGATTTTTGCGGTGTTGGGCGAGTTTTGTACCGGTTTGGGTGAGTGAGCATGCGTGTTGGGCGAGTTTTGTACCGGTTTGGGTGAGTGAGCATGCGTGCTGGGCGAGTTTTGTCCCGGATGGCGCGCGAAACGGTCCGCCGGGGGCACCATGGTTGTGGCTCTCCTCGTAGCCAGGCACTAGCATATCTGGCCCAGTGGCAGCGCCCCGCACGACTAACCCAGCCCCGGCCTCGACCCTTAGCCCTGGCCGGTGAGGGTGA
Proteins encoded in this window:
- a CDS encoding multifunctional oxoglutarate decarboxylase/oxoglutarate dehydrogenase thiamine pyrophosphate-binding subunit/dihydrolipoyllysine-residue succinyltransferase subunit — translated: MPTPTASQPDPQWYIAKMRDLYERDPQLLDPSWRAYFSTESAPPQLRAKRPDIPEGAPSTPEPAPASSAHAAPPVDHVAPVTVTPPTLDIEDDAPEAAATEHAHVVSVTRSDLPPAPPAAVAEATSPYTRQQHGRAAFTLFQGAPSHDELHILKSAARATAKHMEASLSIPTATSQRQIPAKLLIENRALINAHLARTVGGKVSFTHLIGYALVEALCEMPDLNVRYTIEGGKPAVEQLAHIGFGLAIDVADAQGNHSLKVPVIHDADTLTFAEFVDAYQDLVARARTATLTTADFQGASVTLTNPGTLGTTTSVPRLMVGQGLIIGVGATDYPAEFRGVSPKRLAALGIGKTMFFSSTYDHRIIQGAASGRLLALVDAKLSGRDGFYERVFTSMHVPARPYAWEADYDYDPNHEKGKPARIAELIHAYRSRGHLAADTDPLAYRVRRHPDLDLSSYGLSVWDLDRPFPTGGFGDSDQMLLRDILTRLHDTYTRTVGIEYMHIQDPEQRAWVQKRIERPYEAPSPDAQRHILGTLIRAEAFEEFLQTKFMGQKRFSLEGGESLIPLLDHILADSARTGIHEVAIGMAHRGRLNVLANIAGKSYAQIFDEFEGNYMPNSVQGSGDVKYHLGTWGVYSLDDGLATKVYMAANPSHLEAADGVLEGIVRAKQEHLGDPDLPIIPILIHGDAAFIGQGVVQETFNLSQLEGYKTGGTIHIIVNNQIGFTTGPTQGRSTGYATDLAKGLQVPILHVNADDPEAVIRCAHLAFEYRNAFHKDVIIDMVCYRRRGHNEGDDPSMTQPVMYSLIDRIPSTRAVYIRGLVGRGQLTEDEARQSIAQYEAELGRILEETRAGGASSVSEINPGSRTHDPALTVGVGGAGESPDEEWTMPESQMPGIGMMIGWTSAAPAKQLRRIGRAHTRFPEGFEPHPKLRQLCERRLEMALGNKPIDWGFAELLAFGTLLMEGTGVRLSGEDVGRATFVQRHAILHDANDGREFTPLRFLTENQARFDVWNSPLSEYGVLAFDYGYSLESPETLTIWEAQFGDFANGAQTVIDEFVCSAEQKWGQRSSLVMLLPHGYEGQGPDHSSARIERYLQLAAQDNMWIVQPSTPANYFHMLRTQAYKRPRKPLIAFTPKQLLRLSAASSHLDEFTSGAFQPVIGDSSITDPSSVTRVLLCSGRLYYDLVKEREHRGDTSTAIIRLEQLYPLPEAEVAEALAQYPNASVTWVQDEPRNQGAWPHLALNLFPSLGRPVRVVSRPESATTAAGRASLHKEQAATLIAQAFEG
- a CDS encoding hemolysin family protein gives rise to the protein MMTVLMLLLGVVLTAGTFIFVSAEFSLVAVDQAVLDKKAEEGDRGAASVLRATRTLSTQLSGAQVGITLTTILLGYTTQSALADLLEDLLGSVGLAWGLATGIAAFVAAAFINVFSMLFGELVPKNLALAHPLATAVRVVPFQMAFTAIARPVIWVLGGTANWVLARMGIEPQEEISSARSASELAALVEHSVEEGTFDMSTADLFVNTIRMSTLSAADVMTDRGRLHTLSEGDSAQDVLDLARETGHSRFPVIGDDSDDILGLVSLRRAVAVPADRRAEVPVISSSLMTDAPSVPETVPIGPLMVQLRDEGLQMAVVVDEYGGVSGIVTLEDVVEEIVGEVSDEHDQRRLGIRPRPDGTFLVPGTLRPDELARRTDINLPEDGPYDTIGGLVMNELGEIPVVGSRVSVDGIGIEVTQMQGRRVAQVAITPAPEAEDEEVSL
- a CDS encoding hemolysin family protein produces the protein MSVGVGLAITVALLAVNAFFVAGEFAVTSTRRSQVEPLADEGARGAAAALYALQHVSLMLAICQLGVTVASTTLGVVAEPAIAHLVESPLERLGAPDATSHVVGFAAALVVVLFCHVVFGEMVPKNISIAAPVRMLLILAPVLVRLGHVLRPIIEAMDRFANWFVRRAGYEPRSEISASYTIEEVASIVVASQEEGVLTDELGLLSGTLEFSEETAGTAMVPLDKLIVLPEGATPADVEEQVAHTGYSRFPIAGDDGSIVGYVHLKDVLYATGEDREQPITPWRIRRLEAVSADDQVEDALRHMQRTGVHCALVHDAGAVVGILFLEDILELLVGEVRDVLQRP
- a CDS encoding M23 family metallopeptidase — encoded protein: MTNTDKGESVSDTECPLPKRSQLRAARPHDADDQQENPTTSAIPMTDEASAPTLDPATDREDAEETPASSMGERRRNVHPVGYVLRALLVLGLAGTTIAVPMTGRVGSDSSLTVPARAFGASVGGPSWALSSALPQATALDATLTANSRAKAKAPVSITGCASGNGADGNRNVRVVADTIYWPLPQGTYTITSPFTMRISPVSGQLLAHEGIDMAAPLDTPITAVYGGVVEEVAENSRSGAYVQIKHTKSDGTVFHSAYLHQYMNKIKVKVGDTVTAGQVIGAVGNNGWSTGPHLHFEIHDSSDTPVDPDAWMQANKAVYLGQESCS